GAACCTGTCTGACCGGTATCAGGTAAATAACCGAATTCGACTGATCCATGCAGATTCCTGATAAAACTGAATCTTGAGCTGTACCATGACGGAATCGAAACATCAGAGAAATGGATGAATTGATATTCTGTACTGTCTATAAGAAGAATTCCCAGGCTTACATGATTCATATCGTCATCAAGGTATGAAACCCGCCATACTCCCTGAAGTATATCCTCAACAGCGATGGATACTGATGTGGATTCAAGTTCGTTTTCTTCGAATGAAGTTATTGAAACGGGTTGCTTACCTGAATGTTGAATATCGGAAAAAGCTGGAGTATTCATAAGCGAAAGAATAACTGCAATAATTTCATACATCATAATCCAATCATAATCATTTAATCAATCAGTAGACTTATGATGTGAGATTTCATTTTAGCGGTTTTCTGACGGTGACCTCACAGTATTACATTTAGTTGCCAAAATCAGCTTTTATGCAGCCCCATGTGGAACTTTCCAGTATCATCGGGTCATGGTCATAAAAATCTACCTTGCTTGTAATCCAATTTCCAACGAAAAACCCCGGACCGTCAAAATTCATATCGTATTTGTACGCGATATCGAGAGGATTAGTCCTAATGCTGTAACTCAGACCGGTCAGAACTCCGGTTTCTGAATGTTCCACGAGTTTGTAGTCGCTGTAGAAGTCACTTATCCAGATTCTGAGGTCACCCGCATACCAGGCGCATGCGATACCGATGCCTCCCGATTCACTATATGTCCAGTTACTCATTACTGAATGCGTGCTCACATCATACTTATAGATATTGCTATTTATATAGTTGTCTGCTATCCATAGATATTCTCCGTCCCATTCACATCCTCCCAGGGAGCCTGTGAAAGGGGTGCCAAGCTCATACAAATCTGCAGGAAGAAGCGGTACTCCGGAAGCATCGAGATTCCATGTATACAGGTAATATGGTACTGGATGCAGGGGATTACTCCAGGTCAATGCGAAGAGCAGATCATCCTGATAGCACCCCAGGCCGCAAACATCTTCAACATCATCAAATACTGTCCATGTTACTGTCTCTCCGCCTGAGTAAGCCCCGTATGCTAACTCGTCATCGAATTTACTGCTGACATAAAGCATATTATGGTCATCGTGATAAGCAACTCCCCACACTTGTGCCCAATTGGATGGTCCCGCGATCTCAGCTATCAATGAGCCGCCTTTTGAGCCATCAGATCCATCATTCGGAGATGAACCTGCAGTGGAAGGGGATAAAGATACGGCGCTTGTTGATGATAAAATCAGTAACGTAATCGAAGCGATTGAAACAAAGTTTTTCATTCGTTTTCTTCTTTCATTAAATGATAATTATTAATTCGTTAAATTTGCCAAGATTTAAATACTCCTTAGTTAAACAAAAATTATTATGACTAATACTAATGTAAGATTATCCTGGTGTCCAGCAATAATATAGACCGTAGTGAATAAATCATAAATAATGGAATAGCTACCAATTGGAAAATGGATCTTCTTCCATCTGCAGAGTTGTCCTGAGGAATAAATGGTGATGTAATAGAGCTTCTCTCCGCCATTCCTCCCAGAATTGGCCGTTTGTGATAATATGCATATTTAATATGCAAAGCCAGGATAAATATGTTATTATTAATACTGGTAATAATTCAGGGAGGATAAATAATGAGAAGGATAATTATCTATTTAGCTGTTACTCTCCTGTTTTCTTCATTTTCTTTCGCCCAAGCCCCGGATACCCTTTGGACAAAGATATATGACCCCGGAACATGGAACTCGGTGAGTCAAGTTCTGCAAACAGGTGATGATGAGTATATCGTTGTTGGATCATCGAGACAGAATAGCGACCCAACTGATATATGGGTTCTGAAGACCGATCAGCTTGGGAACATGCAGTGGGAATTGTTTTGCGGAGGTCCGGGATTCAATCATGGTCAGTCAGTGCTGATCACTGCAGATGGGGGGTATCTGATATCTGCAACAGTTCAGGATACACTCAATTCCGGAGATAATATTTCTTTTATCAAGATTGACGGCATAGGGAATATAGAATGGGAGATTCAATTCGAGAAAAACGAAGATGACTGGGTTAGAGAATCGCAGCACACCGCTGATGGAGGGTTCATTCACACAGGAACAACAGGAATATACAGGGATGGTTTGGACTTTCTTCTGTTAAAGACCGATTCAGAGTGTAACACTGAATGGGCTGTGACATTTGGGGGAGGGCTATATGAATGCAGTTTCTCCGTCCAGCAGACCACAGATGGCGGGTATATCACTGCGGGCGGCACAGAATCCTACGGTTCCGGATGGGTCGACGTGTATGTTGTAAAAACGGATTCAAGAGGAAATCTGGAATGGGATGCTGTTTTCGGATATTCTGATTACGACAGAGCGAGAACTGTCCGTGAGACTCAGGATGGTGGATATCTTATTCTGGCGTACACATACTCATTTAGCAGTAATTGCGACCTTTGGCTTATCAAGACAGACTGTTTGGGCAACATGGAATGGGATCAGGTTCTCGACAATGGAGACGCCGATTGTGGTTATTCATTCCTGGAAGCTCCTGATGGTGGATTTGTGATCACAGGGGTAAGAAGCGGAGATCTCTGGCTGCTCAAAACCGACAGCATCGGGAATATCGAATGGGAAACAAGCATTGGATATCAAGGCAGCTTGAATGAGGCAGGAAAATCTCTTCAACAGACATCCGATGGCGGATACATCGTTGCGGGAGAAATATATTCCGGTAAAGGAATGCTCGATCTCTGGCTTGTCAAGTTCGGACCGGTGCTCGGTATACCTGAAGGTTCTCAGCAGGTTTCTAACATGTTGATCGGTACGATCTCACCGAATCCATTTTCTTCAAGCCTGAGCATTACTTATTCCATTCCGCAAATGGGGCATGTAGAAATATCCGTATTTGACTACTCCGGAAGGCTGATCGAGAATCTTGAAGACTGTGCGGCTTCCTCAGGAGAGCACACCTTTGTCTGGAACCCGGACCCCTCACTTCCCATCGGCTGCTATATGGTTGTGCTGGATTCCTGTGGAGAACAATCTGTAAGAAGGTGTGTAAAACTGTAGGATTCTGTCACTGATCGCAATCCATTATCTCTCACAGATATCTCAGCAGATTCATCTGTTATGTCAAATTGGCGCTATTATCCTTTCCATCTGATGATTGGGATTGTAAGTTGTTGACAATAAGTTAATAAAAGGTGCATATTAACTGGAATGATTCTTGCCTGCACTAAGTTCTGAAAGGAATTGAAGATGGGTTTTCTGGATATCCTCAAGCGGGATAAGGCTGAAGGTTATCCCGGTAAAGGAATCTGGAAGAAACCTCATCCTCTGCGCAGGGCTTTCGTCAAACAGGAATTGTGTCAGGGATGCGGCGAGTGTGAATCCATCTGTTACTACGGAAGAATAAGAGTCGGAAGGAATCGAGCAGCCTCTGTAAAGAATGGGTGTGCGGGATGTGGTGCATGCGCCGGAATATGTCCTGCAGGAGCGATTACCATGATAGAGAATCAGGTAAGAAAACCGAGAAGGATAAAAAATAATGCCAACATATGAATACAAATGCAAAAAGTGTGGACACAAATTTGATAGATTCCATAAGATGAGTGATGATTCAATAAAAACCTGCCCGGAATGCGGCTGCGAAGCAGAACGACTTATTGGAACCGGTTCAGGTTTTATCTTCAAAGGAGCGGGATTTCACGCAACTGATTATGCTAATTCCAGATCGAGCTGCTGCGGGATTGACAGTAAATCGAACAGTTGTGCTTCAGGGAAGTGCAACCTGGAAAACTGACGAGGTTTTTACTGTAAATACTGTCTGGTAGGAGAATGATTCAGGTATTATACTCCCATGAGTTTCAATTCGATATTCCAGGGGGTTGATCTTATCAGACATCACATTTTTTTGCTTTTCCTTCTCCTGATTCTGCTTGCATTCGCGTGCGGTAATAACGAACAGGCCGATGACAGTATTGTTCAGGTTTTGTTCTGGCATGCAATGGGTGGGCCTCTGGGTGAATTCATGGAAGATTCACTTATAGCCGAGTTCAATGCAACCCATCCGGATATTGAAGTTATTCCTGTCAGTATGGGGAATTACAGAGCTCTCTGCCAGAAGATACTGGCAAGTGTCATGGCAGGTGATACCCCTGTTGTTGCGCAGGCCTATGAAACCTGGACATCTCAGCTGATTAGAGGTAACGCCCTTGTACCTCTGGACTCACTCATGGAGCTTGATACACCGGATGTTACAGACAGATGGAATAACGATTTCTTCCCTGTTTTCAGATTGAATAACACCTTTGACGGACGAATTTACAGTTTCCCTTTCAACAAAAGCGCACAGGCTGTCTATTACAATGTTGAACTTATGGACAGTCTGGACCTTGAGCCCGCAACAACAAGAGATGAATACCGTAACCTGCTGATCTCTCTTACCAGTGATGGCAACAATGATGGCGATTTGCTTGATGACGTAGACCGTTGGGGAACAGCCTTCACTCCAAGTGTTGGCATGTTCGAGAATCTTCTGCTTCAGGGCGGCGGATCTCTGCTGTCTGAAGACGGATCAAAAACCGCGTTTGCGTCGCAGGCTGGTATAGAAGCTCTTCAATTCATGATAGATCTGATACATACCGATGGTTCCGCCAGGATTTCTTCCGGTTATACACATCAGAACGATTTTGCGGAGGGTCTCGTTGGTATCGTGCAGGGATCCACGGTTTCGCTGGCATTTATGGAAAAGACCTTTCAGCGCCGTAAGGAAAACGGAGAATCTGTTTTTACACTGGGGATAGCTCCTCTTCCGGCTTACAGAGAGCAGGCTGTAATAATAGCGGGTACGAATGTTATTCTCTTTAAATCAGATTCGGCTGAAGTCGAAGCTGGATGGGAATTCATCAAATGGTTCACAGAGCCTCGTCAGCAGGCCAGATGGAGCGCTGCCACCGGATATATTCCAGCAACCCGGAGTTCTATCCGGGAACCTGAGATACAGGAACGTTTTAAGGAGTATCCCGGTCTTGAGGACGTGATGCTTCAGATTGAATACGCGCAGTTCGAACCACAGCAGACATTCTGGTACGATGGCAGGTTGTTTCTTTCGGAGGCGGTGGAGATTGCTCTCTATGGAAGAATGAGTGCCGAGGAGGCTCTGTCCAGAGCTGCCATACTTGCAGATGCCGAGCTTGGTTCCGAACTTGACTGACAGTTAATTCACTCGTGAAAGGGGAGACGATGATAAGAAGTTTCCCGGTTCTGATGTTAATCCTGTTTGCCGGATTAGCCGGCGCTCAGACGGTTACAATAGCTGAGGCCAGAGAAGATCTCAACGGCGATGGAATTCCCGATCACCTTGGTGAAATCCTCACCATTGAAGGTGTTGCGACATGTGAAGGAACGCTGTTCTCCGAAACGGGACTGAGTTTCTATGTTCAGGATGAAACAGCTGGAATCAATGTATACGCATACAGTTCCGCGAGCCCGGGAGACATCGCAGCCGGGGATGAATGGAGGATAACCGGAGAGATCATGCAGTACAACGGTCTTACCGAGATATCACCCGATTCACCTTCGGATTTCGTGTACATCGATCATCCCGGTGTACCTCAGCCGCTTCAGCTTTCGTTGAATCAGGGAGTTTCAGAAAGCATCGAAGGTCAGCTTCTCGCTCTGGGAAACAGTTCGCTTTCCCAATGGGTCACAGTAGCCAATGATCCTGAGTCTGCGGGGGGTGGATACAACTTCAACGTCTGGAACGGACAGACATCGGTTGCTATCCGCGTGGGCGAATCTACAGGCATCAGTGTTTCCATTATCACTGCCGGTACCCGTCTGTTCCTGTTTGGCATCGGCGGGCAATACGATTCAGATCCTCCTTACGATAGCGGGTACCAGTTACTTCCAAGGTATCAGACCGATCTTGAAGTATACCAGCCATCGATTTCTGATGGTTTCCACCTTACAGTTCTTACCGATAATCCATTCGCTCCGGTACTTGGCGAAACCGTTAATCTTGAATACGGCGGTCCTGCCGGAATGCGGTTCACTCTCACTGTCTTTGACAGATCCGGAAGAGCCGTGACACATCTTGCGGAATCCCGTCCAGCCGGTGATGTTGTTCAGTGGAATGGAAAAGATGATTACAGTAAAATTCTTCCACTCGGACCCTATCTGGTTCTCCTTGAGGGTGTGGACACAGATGGTAAACATTATACAACGACTGAAACACTCGTCGTAGCAACTCCCCTGAATTGAGGTGGCAATAATGTATTTGAAAAAGACTACGGTTCTTTTTGCCCTTCTGATCATTGCAGGGCAGTCGTGGGCGGCGTTTGAGGAAATGGAGATAGGTATCACCGCGCAGGGCATGGGCGGAACGGGAGTTGTACTGTATGGAACCGGAGCGCTCCTTTTTAACCCTGCTTCAATAGCGGAAAGCGTATCACCATCCATTACCATGTCGGGCAGGCTCCCTTTTACGAACATGGATTTCGGAACGTACGGAATCGATGGAGCATTTCCGATAAGTGAATCATGGGCATGCGGAGCAAGTCTTAGATATTTCGGAGGCGATCTCTACAATGAACAGATGGCTGCGATTACCTTTGCCGGAATGCTTACCGATGACATGTCTTTCGGTCTTCAGCCTGTTTTTTGCAGAGCTGTTATTGCTGATGGTGTTTCCGAATATGGAAGCGCGAGTGCTTTTGCGGTCAATGCGGGATTTCAGGTTAGAATGTACAGAAGATGGGTGCTCGCTGCCTCAATCAGGAATCCTTTCCAGGCAAGACTTGGTGAGAGTGGAGAATACCTCAGGAGAAGAATAGACGCAGGTCTCAGATACGAACCTGTAACCGGAATGATTTCGGCGTTGACCTTCTCCAGGGATTTCAATGGTTTGCGCATACATGTGGGCCAGGCTCTTCCACTGGGTTCAGTAAATATCCTGGCAGGGGTTCAGAGCAATCCA
The Candidatus Aegiribacteria sp. genome window above contains:
- a CDS encoding ABC transporter substrate-binding protein, with amino-acid sequence MSFNSIFQGVDLIRHHIFLLFLLLILLAFACGNNEQADDSIVQVLFWHAMGGPLGEFMEDSLIAEFNATHPDIEVIPVSMGNYRALCQKILASVMAGDTPVVAQAYETWTSQLIRGNALVPLDSLMELDTPDVTDRWNNDFFPVFRLNNTFDGRIYSFPFNKSAQAVYYNVELMDSLDLEPATTRDEYRNLLISLTSDGNNDGDLLDDVDRWGTAFTPSVGMFENLLLQGGGSLLSEDGSKTAFASQAGIEALQFMIDLIHTDGSARISSGYTHQNDFAEGLVGIVQGSTVSLAFMEKTFQRRKENGESVFTLGIAPLPAYREQAVIIAGTNVILFKSDSAEVEAGWEFIKWFTEPRQQARWSAATGYIPATRSSIREPEIQERFKEYPGLEDVMLQIEYAQFEPQQTFWYDGRLFLSEAVEIALYGRMSAEEALSRAAILADAELGSELD